ATAGATTTTATATGCCCTATATAGATGCAATTAATACATTTCAGGATAGAATCTATCGTTCATTAGAATATAAGAAAAAATTAAATACCTTTGATATAGTTGGGTTTTCTCTCCAATCAGAATTAACATATTCAAATATATTATCAGTTTTAGAAAAGGGTGCTCTAGAAGTGTTCTCTAACAAGAGAAGGGGCCTTCCAATAATTATAGCAGGTGGTAGTTCTGTTTACAATCCTTCTCCCTTGATGAACTTTATTGATATTTTCTTTTTTGGAGAGATGGAGAATAAGCTAGTAGAGGTATGCGAGGAATTATATAGCTTAAAGTTAACTAAAAGGCATGATATATTGAGATTTTTTGATTCTTTTGACTTTTGTTATGTTCCCCAAATAAATAGAGCTAAATATATAAAAAGGCATATTGAGATGGGTTTTTCAAGGGATGTGGAGGACAGTGCTAACATTATACCTTTATTTAGCATTGTTCATGATAGGGCTGTAGTTGAGGTTGCAAGGGGTTGTACAAATGGGTGTAGGTTTTGTCAAGCAGGTTATATATATAGGCCTCTTAGAGAAAAAAGTGTTGATTGTCTTTTCAAAGAAGCTATAAACCAAGTTGAGAAAAGTGGGCAACTTAATCTATCTTTTATATCACTATCTGTATCAGATTATTCAGATTTAGAGAAGTTGATAGAAATTATTAAAAGATTGTCTTTTGATTATAAGTGTGCAGTATCACTGCCATCAATCAGGGCTGACTTACATAATAGCGGTCTATTAAAGGAGGTTGCCAAGGTAAAGCAGAGCGGTTTTACAATAGCTGCTGAGGCAGGTAGTGATAGGCTTAGAAAAATTATTAATAAGAATATAACAAATGATCAATTAATACATGCTGTAGTTAATTCCTCCAAATTGGGTTATAGAAGGGTAAAGATATATTTCATGATAGGCTTACCTTTTGAAAAGGAAGAAGATATTGAAGAGATAATAAAATTATCTGATAGAATAAAGAAAGAGGGTCAAAGGTATAATAGAGGTTTTAAGGTATCTGTTTCAATTTCAAATTTTGTTGCTAAACCTTTTACCCCTTTTCAATGGTATAAACAAAATTCAATAGAGCAGTTGTATAAAAAGGTAGATTACTTAAAAAAGTCTTTTAGAAGGCTCAAGATTGAAGCTAGTTTTCACGATATTAGAAAGAGTGTCCTAGAGTCAATCATATCAAGGGGTGATAATCCTATTGGTGATGT
This Deferribacterota bacterium DNA region includes the following protein-coding sequences:
- a CDS encoding TIGR03960 family B12-binding radical SAM protein, with the protein product MRLHYSELLNVEKPLRYSNLEINISKKDIKGLLGICLIYPDLYEIGMSNYGLQLLYNRINRSSCLFADRFYMPYIDAINTFQDRIYRSLEYKKKLNTFDIVGFSLQSELTYSNILSVLEKGALEVFSNKRRGLPIIIAGGSSVYNPSPLMNFIDIFFFGEMENKLVEVCEELYSLKLTKRHDILRFFDSFDFCYVPQINRAKYIKRHIEMGFSRDVEDSANIIPLFSIVHDRAVVEVARGCTNGCRFCQAGYIYRPLREKSVDCLFKEAINQVEKSGQLNLSFISLSVSDYSDLEKLIEIIKRLSFDYKCAVSLPSIRADLHNSGLLKEVAKVKQSGFTIAAEAGSDRLRKIINKNITNDQLIHAVVNSSKLGYRRVKIYFMIGLPFEKEEDIEEIIKLSDRIKKEGQRYNRGFKVSVSISNFVAKPFTPFQWYKQNSIEQLYKKVDYLKKSFRRLKIEASFHDIRKSVLESIISRGDNPIGDVIYNAYKNGAIFDEWSEHFDFDKWILAFEKEGINYKEYYERDINYEDCLPWDNIDIGVSKKFLVEEYKKSKNLDTTKNCAFSKCSGCGVCDFKRVNNIISSENKTGKTINIVRKTNSDLIYSYALRFAKLREGILLSALDVTRLFSIVLRSIGINLDFTKGYHKQPKLRYIFPLPVGVRGLNELIFFESEVIDNMKSKIASFNREVKCGIKIKNIERCDSRVIDSAIVTYRLKEFIFNEFLKLKNE